The region GGCCGCGAGCACGGTGCCGGCGGGCTGCACAGGCGTGGCGGAAAACACGGCCAGCGATCTCGGCGCCAACGGCATTCTCGGCATCGGCACGGCGCCCAACGATTGCGGCGCCACCTGCGCGAACGCGTCGACGGCCACCACCTACAGCAACTACTTCGCCTGCCCGGGCGGCACGTCCTGCACGCGCACCGCGGTGCCGGACGCGCAGCAGGTCGGCAATCCGGTCGCCAACTTCGCCACCGACAACAACGGCGTGATCGTGCAGATGCCGCCGGTGGGGGATACCGGAGCGTCGTCGGCGACCGGCACGCTGGTGTTCGGTATCAACACGCAGTCAAACAATAAGATGGCCGCCGCGCAGACCTTCACCACTAATCGCTCAGGCGATCTGACCAACAGTGTCTTCAACGGCACGACGGTGCAGGCGTTTCTCGACTCGGGCTCGAACGGCTACTTCTTCGCCGACAGTTCGCTGTCGCTGTGCAACAGCCCCTACACGGGCTTTTACTGCCCGTCGTCGGCACAGACGCGCTCGATCAGCCTGGTCGGGCTGAATGGCGCGAAAACGACCGCCAGTATCGGCATCCTGAGCGCGGCCACCCTGTTCGGCAACGGCAGCAACTTCGCGTTCAACGACCTGGCCGGGCAGCTCAGCGGCAGCAGCAGCTTCGACCTCGGCTTGCCGTTCTTCTATGGCCGTTACGTGTACTACGGTATCGATCAGACGCCGGGCGGCCAGGCGCCTTACGTCGCTTTTTGACGCGCATGACTGAAGGGTGACAACCAGCCGGGTACTCGCGCACAAGCGCGCGAGTACCCGCCGCGCGTCTTCCGCCACCGGCAGCCTGCGGGCGGCCCCATCGCTACCGTCCGTCCGCCGGCTACCCTCCGCTGCCGGTCCATCCAAGCCGCTCGCGCGCCTCCAGCAAGCCCGCCCGGGCGGTTTGCCGGCTGTTCCATCCCTCGAAATACCCCCCTTTCTCCGCCCTTATCCGCCGATCGTCGGTTGCGCGCAACGGGAATAATCGCTCTCACTGGAACCAGGCAGCGTGCCTCGACCGACTGGAGAGCTTTAGTGGCAGAGGATAGCGACCTCGAAAAAACCGAATCAGCCACTCCCCGGCGCCTGCAAAAGGCGCGCGAGGAAGGGCAGATCGTGCGTTCGCGGGAGCTCTCGACGTTTGCGCTGCTGGCCGCAGGATTTTTCGGTGTATGGGGCATGTCCAGCAGCATCGGCGAGCATTTGCAGGGCATGCTGCGCGCAGCCTTCACGTTCGACCACGCCAGCGCGTTCGAAACGCGCCGCATGATGATCGGCGCGGGCGCCGCGAGCCGCGAAGGGCTCTACGCGTTGCTGCCGATTC is a window of Paraburkholderia sp. IMGN_8 DNA encoding:
- a CDS encoding DUF3443 domain-containing protein, with product MRTMQIAVKLKGWTQAVAAVVLVSVLAACGGGGGGSSSSSSNSSSTLNGGSLPASPTQQPIAANAANTVPITVGFGVKGVINIPTVSVTVCAPGSTTNCQTINNIQVDTGSFGLRVVSSQLNSSVLGALSPITVAGGAQLAECATFADGYTWGSVRSASVTIGGETASNIPVQIIGDKAASTVPAGCTGVAENTASDLGANGILGIGTAPNDCGATCANASTATTYSNYFACPGGTSCTRTAVPDAQQVGNPVANFATDNNGVIVQMPPVGDTGASSATGTLVFGINTQSNNKMAAAQTFTTNRSGDLTNSVFNGTTVQAFLDSGSNGYFFADSSLSLCNSPYTGFYCPSSAQTRSISLVGLNGAKTTASIGILSAATLFGNGSNFAFNDLAGQLSGSSSFDLGLPFFYGRYVYYGIDQTPGGQAPYVAF